A single genomic interval of Alligator mississippiensis isolate rAllMis1 chromosome 15, rAllMis1, whole genome shotgun sequence harbors:
- the TMEM160 gene encoding transmembrane protein 160, giving the protein MGWWGRAAGALLRGAAGRRPPRGLRYSSGRGPPAPPPVSELDKADAWLLRKAHETGFLSWFRNGLLATGVGVISYVQSDVGREAAYGFFILGGICVSYGSLSYLSSLVLLRRTMMLSFSVALFNGATVTLVALFWLCAICLYIGRLEVEIIQDEDSNEYLEKEDDYGKSDK; this is encoded by the exons ATGGGCTGGTGGGGCCGGGCCGCCGGGGCGCTGCTGCGGGGCGCGGCCGGGCGCCGGCCCCCCCGGGGGCTCCGCTACAGCTCGGGCCGCGGcccccccgcgccgccgcccgtGTCCGAGCTCGACAAGGCGGACGCGTGGCTGCTGCGGAAGGCGCACGAGACGG GTTTCCTCTCCTGGTTCCGCAACGGGCTGCTGGCGACCGGCGTGGGGGTCATTTCCTACGTGCAGAGCGACGTGGGCCGAGAGGCGGCTTACG GTTTCTTCATCCTGGGGGGAATCTGCGTGTCCTACGGCAGCTTGTCCTACCTGTCCAGCCTCGTCCTTCTGCGCCGCACCATGATGCTCTCGTTCTCCGTGGCCCTCTTCAATGGCGCGACAGTCACCCTGGTAGCACTCTTCTGGCTCTGCGCCATCTGCCTCTACATCGGGCGCCTGGAGGTGGAGATCATCCAGGACGAGGACAGCAACGAGTACCTGGAGAAGGAGGATGACTATGGGAAGTCCGACAAGTAA